In the Ornithodoros turicata isolate Travis unplaced genomic scaffold, ASM3712646v1 Chromosome137, whole genome shotgun sequence genome, one interval contains:
- the LOC135372274 gene encoding putative nuclease HARBI1, which produces MALRFYVTGAFLGNVAHEGYFATTKGPVSESIHAISLAVIKNLAPKYLRFPQTPQEKLAVKRGFYGIAGLPGCLGAVDGTGVAIIAPSNMDPRFTDGNYYCHKGCHALNVLGICDAESCMIAESST; this is translated from the exons ATGGCACTACGCTTCTACGTGACCGGCGCCTTTCTTGGTAACGTAGCTCACGAAGGCTACTTCGCCACGACCAAGGGCCCGGTCTCGGAGTCGATACATGCCATCAGCCTGGCTGTCATAAAAAATCTGGCCCCCAAGTATCTGCGCTTCCCACAAACACCCCAGGAGAAGCTGGCCGTGAAACGTGGATTCTACGGGATTGCAGGGCTGCCTGGATGTCTTG GTGCAGTCGACGGCACAGGCGTTGCAATCATAGCGCCCAGCAACATGGATCCACGTTTTACTGATGGCAACTACTACTGCCACAAAGGATGCCATGCACTGAACGTGCTAGGG ATTTGTGATGCAGAGTCATGCATGATCGCAGAATCCTCCACGTAA